The DNA region atctttatagacttgtATTGGCAAATTTAAGGGACTATCGGTCAATGCGTAAAGACTTACATTAAATTAGGGTTTTTTGGTTTAAGGATTGGGCGAATTATCCCGCTATAAATTCTAGAATTAAATCTATCTTGTATTTGATTTAGGTACACCCTTCATCTGAAAAATAAGTGTTGTTTTAGCAAAAATAATTTGCCTCAAAATAAATATcgctttaggaattcaagataATAATTAGTACTCTAATAATTATATCCAACAATATTCTTATATTAAAGAACTACTTCTTCTTAATAGTGTTCAGTTCTCAGGaaacatctaataaataggGGTGACTTAGTAAACGATACtttgtatgtatttttttaatggGCGTGAGAAGAGTTAAAacaacacttattttggaatagATGAAGTATTAGGTTTCCACGTTCgaattatgttttgatatcGCATAATTGATTCGACGcgattggttcgctcggtcacacgTCGAACGCTTCTAAGTGTTCTCGAACCCGAGGGGGCGTGACATAAACAtagatttgaaggaaaaaaattaaaactttagtTAGAGGCCTAACACATAAACaaacttcatatatattttattagaaatttattttgtaactttttttagATGTAAAATTATtacttaataattttttcataatCAGTTTCttcgaataattttttttcttcaattgttTTAGGTAAGATTTATCAATTTCAATGTTGAAAAACATTATTTCACTAAGACAAATCATTACATGAACTATCAACATAATCCTATCAATATAGGTTGACAAATTGTAGATAGAGTTAAAACGATAGAATTTGATTCAAGAGGTTAACTTGATATACCTCACTTTAATATTTTTGTTGCAATGCTTGGAAACCTGCAAAGGAACAAAAAAGAATTACAATTCACTTTGTTCAACACTTCTTGACTATTGACTCTTAGTTTTGACAAAGTATTACTCTTAACTTATCTAAGACTCGAAGAAAGAGAATACAAAAggagttaatatatatataagaatgtTAGCTGACATAATGTAAGAAGGCAAAACAACATCTTCTGATTTCTTTTATGTGAAAAAGGttaaagagaataaaataatataaattcatagaaatattataCTACTTTTTATCATAAATAATCAATttatctataagaaaaaattaacacATAACTTGTTCATGATAAAATTGGAGGCATTGCCTCACTTACCTAGCCATTGAGCTGGTCATGCCTCAGCAAGCCCTCCTTCCGACTTAGTTAGAAATACCAACTCTAAATAGCTTTAGCATTTCTTGAGTAAATACATCAACTGTCTTCACTTTTGCCTCCACTTTATGAACACTCTCTAACTTACAAAATGGTCATCTAGACATCTCTAAAATTTATATGTCACGTCAGTGTCACATTAGcatttgtatttatatatttaattttatacaAATTAAGATGCCTATTTATGTATACCCAAAATTGAAGGATATATTTACATGCATAATTCTATCCAGGGACCAAACGATCCCTTAAGTAATGTACTTTGATAGAGCTGGGGGGGTGGGGCCTCGGTGGGATGGATTATCCACCCAGTACATAGACGCTGATATCCCAGTTTTGAACGAAATTTCCTTTTAGTATTAAAACCCTACACCCCAATTCACCTCAATTCCCCTTCAATCTCAACACCATGTCTGAATCATCACAAGACCAACAAAGTGTTGATTATTCTCCACTATCACCAAGATACTCTCCCTCTCCTGTCTCTCCTTATTGGATTTCTGATCAATCCAATGAACAAGAATACTACTACGGTTCAAAACGCCGTCGTAAAACTGAAAACCCAGATCGTATTAGCGCTTTACCTGATTCCTTAATCCTTCAAATCCTCTCTTTTTTACGTATGAAAGAAGTTATACGTACTGGAATTTTATCAAAAAGATGGCACCTTTTATGGACTTCAGCACATACCCTAATTTTCAGGTATTCAGGTCAATCTAATCATGGGGTTACTCAATTTGTAACGTTTATTGATGATACTTTGCTTCAATGCCAGCCTAGTAAATTGAACAAATTTTCAGTTGATTTTTATTATAACACGCGTTTTGTTAGGCATGTTAATAAATGGATGATTTTTGTTAAGAATAAATCTGTTGAGGTACTTGATTTGTATTTAAGGACAAGGGGTTTGGATCAGCTTTATAGTTTGCCACAGGTTATGTACTCGAACGCGTGTTTAAGGGAATTGAGTTTGTGTAATTGTAATCTTGTACCGAAAGAGGGGATTAATTGGCCTTTGCTTAGGGTTTTGGATATTAGGTATGCTAAATTGAAGAGAGATGTTGTTAGGAAGATTTGTTCTGGATGTCCTGTTTTGGAATCTCTCAAGTTTAGTATGTGTCGCGGGGTTGGTGATTTTGATATTGATTCGAAAAGTGTGAAGAAGTTGGTGATCAGTGGATATTGGGAAAAAGAACGTGAagatagtgatgacgatgatgatgatgatgatgatgctgagCTGGTGATATATGCTTGGAATATTACTTCGCTGgagattaggggctgttttcataaaaaaattcttactCTTCGGAATGTACAATCTCTAGTCGATGCTAAGCTAGATTTCTATAGGAAGACAGATGATTACGTAGGTGATGAAAGTGATTATGATACTGATGGGAATATGTTAAAAGATCTCCTTGTATCACTCCAGCATGTTGAAAAACTCTCCATTGGAACATGGTGTCTGCAGGTTTGATTTATACCTTCCTACTTCATTTAGTCACAAAAAAATAGTGATTCTTAATTTATTTGCCAGTGTTTATACTTCTCTATTGTGATGATGTGAAAAATAAtctttataataaaaattaattgataacatgataaaaatGGTAAGGGACCTACTATCACAAGATAGATTACACTCAATAGAATAGAAAATCCACATGCTATCAGTGTTTATAGCTTAATCCTTTGCAATTGTCCtactaattttattaaaaacttGTTACTGCACAATGCAAAGTGTATAATGTTGCATATAATATAGCAATGCCTTTATGGCTGTGTTACTAGTCTTCCTTCTGATTCAGAAGCATTATTCTCTATTAGTACTTTTACATTCATGGATCTCTGCAGTTATGGAGCGCCATCTTTCAAACATATAGGGATCTTCAAACagctccttctttttttgtcagGACTTAAATATACTTGAATTATTGAATTTCTTGCAAATATCgtaataaaattaaaacttcGATAATTCGTGAATTCTTATGAATGTGGCATGGTGGAGGACATATTTGGGTAATTGGCAAATTACGTTTGTGAAGGGTTGCATCTATCTCAAAAAGAGGTCTGGGCTGCATTCTGTGCGTTAGGCTATGTGTTCTGCAGTTGTCTCATCTATCATTCCCTTTCTCTGTTTAACTGCTTCACCTCCCGCTTCCTTCTTCTCCCTAGTATTGCTGCTATTCCCTATTTTCGTTAGTTATCGGTATCCCTTTGAGGTAGTTGTTAGCTATTTCAGCTATACAAGTTCCCAGTTGCAAAGTCGTGTTGTGTGATTTATAGCTTTCACTACATGAACATTTGATGCATGCTAGGTTCTAGGAAAGACTGTTGACCCAAAGGGCTTGTCACGACCCACATCCCAAGACCCGTGATTGACTGGCACTTAACGAACATCTACCCATCAGATTTCATGCTCATATTccaatccattcttaaatcggATAGCCATAAAGAAACATATCTCGTATCATAGCAGTGTCAGTCTGGTTTGCTTAGTGGGGTAGGTGCTCGCTAAGTGCCGGTCACGGCCCTCGGAATTTGGAACGTTCATGGCTaacaaaaagaagagaggaaaggAAAACAGAAAAAAGAGGCACTTTAATTGCTTTGCGACCATGGTGATTTTGCTGGTTTACTGTGGGAAAGAACAAATCTTGATCAGGAATAGGGTCATGACTCATGAGACTGCTAGAAGGATTCCTGATCCAACAATGTTTTATTACTAGGGTCATTTGTGAAACATCTAGTCTGATTATCTTCTTAGATTACTAGCTTTAAGTTAAACCTTTTTGAATTAAATTAGTGAGCATATtctcatttaaaagcttaaATTGTTAGAAAGAcaacactttttttaaaaaaaatttatgttatCTTCAACACGCTCCTTCACATGTGGGTATGATTCTTTGAAATTTGAACTCACATGACCCTCTTTGCTTGATACCTTGTTGAATGTGTAACCATCCCATCTCAAGTTTTTGTTAGAGAAAGgacatttttatttacttaattgtaTTTTCAACGCATAAACCTCTAACCTTATCTTCTGATAATTAATTGGCCTAGGTTCTTACTCTATTGGAGCTTAGAAACTCGTCATGCCCTCGGATGAGATGCAAATATTTGACTTTGAACACCCATATGACGAAATGGGAGCTTCCTGGGATATCAATCCTTCTACAAAGTTGTCCACAGGTCGAGATCTTGAACATAATCACGGACCCCTATTTCCCAGAGGTATGCACCCCTTCGTCTACTTGTTGCTTATATAGAGGCGAGTTTAAGATCTAGATTAATCAATGAGTTCAAAATGAGCGGGATctaattatatacatacattttATTATTTATGCATATGCATACATAGTTTTAGTCAGAAAACAGTGGGTTGAGTTAAACTCTTAGAACTCGTCCTAAATTTGCCTTTACTGCATGTTGTTAATTTACCTTTGGAATGTTATGTTGCAGTATCATTTTGGGTTGTCTTTTAAGCATTCTAATAACTTTTCTGGAGAAAATTACTGGATATCAAGACCTTGTTGGGTGCTGCATCTCAAGACTTTGAGTATTGAAGGCATCTGGATAGATGAGAATTACTATTTTGAGCACATCTTTTCGTTTCTGCAAGTTGTTCTAAAGAACGCAATGGTGCTTGAGAAAATCATCATTGATGGCTTCGAAGAAGGAACATATACCAGCCTCATGCACTATAGAAGAGTTACAGAAAAGTTGCTGAGCTTTCCGAGGTCTTCAAGGGATGCTGTTATTTTGTTCTCTGGTTGAAAAGTAAGGGTAAATGTAACAATATGTGGTGTTAGTAATTACCAAAACGTGCTTCTGAAAGATAGTTGCTTTTTCTTTAGGCTCAATGCTCGTGtatttaagtgtttttttttttttttttttttttttttttttgggttagaGTCAATTGAACTACGGCTCAATTCCATGTAGCCAGTGATAAATTTTAGTAGTATAAATCTTTTGCAAACATTACACATTATTCTGCCTATTTCATTCGTATATTGGTAAACTAGATGGCCTGCATTGGCATTTTCGCAATATTAGAGATTCGACTTTTGGGAAGATAATTTCCTATTCGTTTTAATTGTTTAGgagtaaaaagaaagaaagcagtACCATCAACTAATATTAACATCGGAACAGCGCCAGATTTGATTTGCTCCTGTACTCAAAACAATAAGTTATTTTTACTTTTCGTTAGACTTATTTTTAGATATATTTGCCCTTTCCATCGAATTTTTGGATCGTATGTCACCTAAATTTTCCTACatgctatttttttttcgaattaaATCTGGTCATCCATTTAACAGAATTTAAACCATCCGACCCactaaattctagaaatttgcacatcttcttcttc from Lycium ferocissimum isolate CSIRO_LF1 chromosome 2, AGI_CSIRO_Lferr_CH_V1, whole genome shotgun sequence includes:
- the LOC132046117 gene encoding F-box protein At5g03100-like, with translation MSESSQDQQSVDYSPLSPRYSPSPVSPYWISDQSNEQEYYYGSKRRRKTENPDRISALPDSLILQILSFLRMKEVIRTGILSKRWHLLWTSAHTLIFRYSGQSNHGVTQFVTFIDDTLLQCQPSKLNKFSVDFYYNTRFVRHVNKWMIFVKNKSVEVLDLYLRTRGLDQLYSLPQVMYSNACLRELSLCNCNLVPKEGINWPLLRVLDIRYAKLKRDVVRKICSGCPVLESLKFSMCRGVGDFDIDSKSVKKLVISGYWEKEREDSDDDDDDDDDAELVIYAWNITSLEIRGCFHKKILTLRNVQSLVDAKLDFYRKTDDYVGDESDYDTDGNMLKDLLVSLQHVEKLSIGTWCLQVLTLLELRNSSCPRMRCKYLTLNTHMTKWELPGISILLQSCPQVEILNIITDPYFPEYHFGLSFKHSNNFSGENYWISRPCWVLHLKTLSIEGIWIDENYYFEHIFSFLQVVLKNAMVLEKIIIDGFEEGTYTSLMHYRRVTEKLLSFPRSSRDAVILFSG